ttattttttgtatcACAACTTAACTAATTGTACTCTTTCTATATTCTATAAATAAAATTGCCACACCGGTAGAGCCTAAGCCATTCATTCTGTTCTGAACGGCTAGGCATTTGGATCTATGTAAATTCACACATCCTGGGTTTCCTAGATTTCAAGGTGGTCTCCCACGTCGGCTTCAAGGTTTGCCAACTATAGATTTCATTACTTGTTGGTCATGCAATGTGTCAATTATGTCGACTGTCTCTCATCTGATTGGACCTGGCTCAAAACTTCAAACTGATTGTGTATGCATTATGGTTTTGCAAGTTGATGATTAATAGAATGGATGGGTCAACCCTTACCTTATCTTTTCATGCTCCGATCCCCCATTTctcctctccaattctctatCTAATGACAAACAACTGAAACGAGGAAAAATACATATAACATGAATGAAATGCATACTCTAATAAGTATATCAAAACAACTTGTTTAGAGAAAATGTAAAATTATATATTCAGAAAACTTTGATATAATTTTCCTGGGTAATCTGTTTCCAGAAAAGTGGTTATGGggcctcaatatgtttggttgtTCGAATATGGAACCCTAATTACTTCTCCCATTTGACATTGATCTTTCTTTTATGTAGTACCTTTTGAACTTTCTCTGATTAATGATGATTTTAGGATTGCTAGGAGTTTAGTGGTAGTAGTAGATGATGCGCACAGATTACCCTATGCTATTTGTGatgctttttttgtttggtttattttttgGTGTTGTTTTACTCTTTTCTCCATAGAACTGAAAAGAAGGAACTTATAGAATGTAGAGCAGCCATTCCCTCAGCCTTTGAGTCAATCTTGAGAAGTACTAACTCCTCAATGAATTGATGTACAGAATGACACATAATCAAAATGTTCTATATTTACTTCTATGCTGACCTTGTCAGCTTCTACAGAACATTCCAGAACTAGTTCTGATGCATTCAGTTATGGAAGTTGGGTAATTGCCAACCAATCAATGTGTATGAACTATGAAGTTTTCGAATGCTTCCTAAGTgttaatattattttaacttTTAACACTTGCACTATTTCAGCACAGGCAAAAGCGAGATACCCCACAATGAACTTTGGAGGTCGTATTGCTTACAGCAGGACTGTTCTCAAGGTGGAAAAAGCCACAATGGAGCTTTTGGAGTTCATtgaaactaagaaaaaaaatatggacCAAGTTCCTCTTGGATTTGACATTGAGTGGAGGCCCATCTTCAGAAGAGGTTGGTGAAGTGAGCGGGGAACAAGTTTTCAGTCCTTTTGGCTGATTTtaagttttgaaattttaatcAATGTTTGAACATTGTTTTTATGTACAAATTCTTCTCTAAGTGTTAGGTTATGGTTTTTTTCTGCCTTTTTTTTCTgggtcatgtttttttttaatgtacttCTCGCGAATTTTTGCATTTTAAAAGAATACATCTACCTATGTCCATAGAATATGCATGTGTTTaattcctttttttggggggtggggggtgtcCTCTTTGTCTTAATGCTGtattatttaaaatttatcAGATGTTTCTGAAGAGGAaccatttctttctcttcttttctctttgcaTATATTCATGCTCATGTGTGAGTGTTCCGATTTGAGGTCTCTATCATGTGCCTCTGATGTTTTTCTGAGAACTATAGGTGTAGTTAGTATGTTTTCCAGTGTGCATGCGTGCATGTGTTGTGTGCATATATATGTGTCTCCCAAATAAAACCATCTAATTAGAAATTTGAATGAAAAGATGATTCAGAGCATCCTTAAAATTGCGCTTGGTAAAAGATTTCTATGGTAAATACCACCATCTGCAGGACTTTTTTTTATGCGGTATGCACATGTAGCATTTTCAGTTACTCATTTTGGATCAGTAGAAGTACCCTCCCAAACTAATCTGACTGTTAATAGGAGCCTCACACTCACTAAATCCTGGCACTAATACTTTCCAAAAACTTGGTTAAATTCTGGTTAAGGTGGCTAAGAATTAGTTATATTAGATTAATTTTCTGACAAGTTGGTAGagcttaaaattgaaaaaatatattGCCTTAAAAAATGGGATGCTGGAACCTTGCTGAAAATAACCTGGAATCTGCAGGACATGCTCAACGTAAGGCAGCGGTTATTCAGATATGTGGGGATAGTAGTAATTGTTATGTAATGCACATCATTCATTCTGGAATCCCTCCCATTTTGCAGACCCTTCTGGAGGATTCAACATCTTTGAAGGTCTGTCTAGTTAATTTTTGGCTTTGAAATTTTGGTACACTTCATATAGTATCTAACTCTTTCTACATGGATTGTTTGTATTATGTATTAATTGCTGATGCTCAATACATGTGAAGGTTGGAATTTGTATAGCCAATGATGCCAACAAGATCTTTAACGATTATAATGTACGTGTTAAACCTCTGGAGGATTTGTCCAGTCTTGCAAATTTGAAGGTTGGTGGTCTTTCTAGGTGGAGTCTTTCTTCTCTAACTGAAATGCTTACTTGCAAACAGGTaattctttttatcttctttcatAGAATATTTTTCTCTATCATGTCCTCatatagaatattttttctctatcatctcttttcctctcctaaTTATGTTTACTTGCATTCATGTGATCTTTGACTTCACTAAAAGTAGGGCAATAATGATTTCATGCAAATCTCGTGATCATTAGGTTTCTTGGTTGTTTGTTCTTGGCTTCTTGCAAACTGAATAGGTGATGTAGGACATCAATGAAGTATCCAACAAGTAGCAGGCTCAAAGCTAATCCAATCTGAAATCAAGGAATAAACTCAACAGAAAACACTAGTAACAGCAATAACACTACAGCAAGAGAATTATAGCTGTTTCCTCAATTCAGAAAGCTGGCAAGCAACAGCAACTAGGAAACAGAAGTGTAAAAGAATTAATTATTATCAGATGGTGCAAAGTTATTTTAGGGAGTGACACATGCAACACATGCAATGTGAGGCATGTGGGTAaaaaaaatatctcattaattAAGATTCTACGTTTCTACTTTCTGGCGAGTGTACATGCACATGGTGCAAAGTTATTTTAGGGAGAGACATGCAAGGTGAGGCATGTGCCTAACTGATGTGAGGCTACAAATACATTAATCAGTGGAAGATAACTAAGTTCGTTCTTAGTACATTACATGTGTGGAAGATAACAAAGCCTTAGTTCAAAGCTTGACCAATTTGTAAAATTGCACAACATGCTTTATTTATCCAACTAGAGTAACTCCGCAGGATGTAATTGTATAACTTCAATGGGCTATGCTTTGTTTGCTTGAATAGTGCAACCCAATCACAGACACAACAAAAGCATGCAGGTGCAAAAACACGCTAAAGATGAAAAATGCAGAGGGGCACCAGCCTTATTGACATAGTGCCAGGTGCAAGGCAATGAGGCATTGCACCTCTCACTGTGAGGCATGAGGTGCATGGTTAAAGCAGTTTCCTTGCTGTACTCACACAAAGTGATAGATACGCAACATACACATCCTCGATGATGCTGATGCTCTGGTATTAATTTTTGTATGGCACTTTATAATTGTATTTGTTGGGGGAATGGGTAATTACTAGTTATTCAAATAATCAATAAGTCATGCCTCTATTAGATGAGAAGTTGTGTTGGAAAAAGATTGAAGCAATTCGGCTTCTCAATGTATTAACGCAACCATGCATGCATTCAATTTCAGGACTGACCATTACTTCGTAAGAACTGTTATTTATAGCCCTCCTTGACAGAGCTTGGTTGTTTTGGTTTGAATGCATTATCTACCCATGAATGTTAGCACTGCGGCAGTATAATTGGGAATATACCTGTTAATCTTCATTTATTTACTACAGCTTGAGAAGCCTGGCAAaattagactaggaaactgGGAAGCTGATGTCCTATCAAGGGAGCAACTCCAATATGCAGCAACAGATGCTTTTGTTTCGTGGTACTTATATCAGGTAAATAAtacccccccccttttgttgGTTTGTTTATGGCTTTATTTGCCATCTATCGTTAACAGGTGCTGCTGAACTTCCCAGATGCAACTGAAAGTTGAAATGGCTAGGTGATGGTGTCATCATGAGTGTCATTATTATGTTATTGTCATCATTATCTCCATTATTGGGGCCTTAATGCAGCTATGACGTCCGTGTTGGACATGCATTAGGTTCCGAGTGACACCACTAGATTTAATTTCATTCTTGTCATTGTAGTTAATGTTTAGTACACTCGATGGACTTAAATCTATTTTATAGGAAGTTTCAATAAGATAGTTTATGTTATTTACAATAGATATACAAGTGATATGTAGTTAAAGCCTCTTCAGACAAAAAATGTAAAGGTACCGAGAGGCGAGAAGATTAGCAGGTCCTGTGCGAGGATAAGTGACACAATTCATGACATAAAACATGAAATATTATCCTCGGATGAGGCCTTCGATACATGTATTTTTAAAGCTTGCCGATTTGGGTCTTTGATATGCTTTAGTGTCTGACTTTAGCAGCTGTGCTGATGGAACAATTATCTGGGGTCATTACAATCATGATAACATATTTATCATGCTAAATGCTGAACTTATCTGTTATTACATTTTCACCACTACTTCGCTACATTCTTTTCCAACAGAAGAAGCTTATCAGTTTGCCATTGCCACTTACTTGCTTCAGTTGTCTTAGTACCCATTTCTCAATTAAAAACTTCTAGGAAGCAGATGTTAGACTGGGGCATAGAGACAGTGGAGGCTAACCTGGGAGGATGTTCACCTCTGTTGATCACACAACAGATGGACCCAGAAAGAGCTCAAAATACATGGGACTCAGCCATCCATATTTTTAGCCATATTTGGAAGCTGCTGTTTATTTTATGCTGGAATAAGAGTAcactaaaatcaaaatgaaagGCATATGTACCTTATCTTAGGAACTTGAAGATGACCTCTCAAATGAGCTATAGACCTTATATCAacccaaaatttttattttttttttggaaaaggaaTCTTGCTTTTGGAATGGATTTTCTGAATAAGAGAAAGGCTTTATATGCTTGGTTGTTGCCTGAAATCCaaaattctatttttgtttGACATTGCATCTGACTTGCTTAAAATGGATTCTTTGAGATCTTTTATTTCCATTCCTAAAGTAGTGGTTTGATTAATTATATCTGTAGCATTTACTTTCATAAAATATAGATGGTAGATTCATAGGTCATTCTTATATATTTAAacgttattttttattttttaattttttggtaggAATTTAAACGTTATTTTCAAATGATATAAAATTGGTAAAAAATTTTAAGACTATTTAATTTGTAAATGAAAGTTAATCATTTCCCAAGGTTCATTAaaattgttgatgattattggataccaaaatatcataattttctttttgggggtgCAAGACCCATAATGGGGTCAGCAGGGGGGCCCAATAGGCCACACTTATTACTACTAGAGAGGGTTGAGGGTAGTGGGTGGAACACGCGACCTTCCCTGGACTTATGCTAGATCCCACTGACTAGAGGCCTGCCAATGCGCTAGAAGCACGTCCCCAACTTACCATTTGAGACCATATGAATTTTCtcacattttttttgttgggtagaATTTTTCTCACATTGTTAAGGGTACCAAACGATCAGTTTGGTCCACAGTATTGGTTGATGTTTTTTGCATATATCGGTTCAGATCGAAACGAACCGataagggtttggtctctaAAACCGAACCGCAATTGATAATATTCATCCGattggtttcatttttttttaaattttttttattatcgatttcttttgattttctcttatctttcCTTTATTGGTTTTATTAATGGTTCGATCTTAGTTTTCCATgtgtataaaagaaaagaatataaagaACGTTGCTAGACTGCGTTCCCTACTCCTAGACATAGgtagggcaaaatgaccactttGATCCCCTATTGGATGTTCAGAGATGCGTGAGGAAGAGAGTGTGTAACCCTTTTTCTATTGTTAATGAAAATTGCCCTCATATATATGGATGTAAGCATCTTATCGAATCACGTAAATCCTTACATTGTGTGATTATTTATTCTTTGTATTTATTGTGTTTTTTGAATTATTAGTTTCTACAAAACCCACATACTCAAGTCCATCTATTTTCTTATGCATAGGAGTCTGGTTTATTACTTAAACTGGGGACTGTGAAAGTTCCCTCCTCAATACAAATCTGATAAAGTTGGAATGGGAGAGATCTAAGATTAGCATGGCCcacaaaaattaataaaaaggtATTGATTAGAAGCGAATGATGCACCTTTCTATAAGTCATTGTAGAAGTAATCTAGCCCAGCACTACCAATTTGGAGTTTTTCTTAAAGTGAATGATTCTAAAAGTGAAAGATGGTATTGGTAGTCCATCCATATCAGAGCTCTAGTCATAGAGTTtggaaaaaaagaggaaggcTACACATGCTAGTTGCAAGGCATAGGGACAGCTGGGGCATCATCTTCCACTTAACCATTCTATGAGGAATATTTTTGGTGATCAAAACAATGAATAATATACAGCTTTACAGCAACTAACAATGGAGTCCACTATTTTGATCCATTTTACTAAACAATAATTAACAACAAAACTCAAGGATATCACAATCAAAGAATAATTTCATGACATTATAGGAATGGTGTTTATGAATCAAATAATGGAGCTCAAATAATTCCTATAGATTTGTAACTTTGAGGTTGCGGTGTTAGAAAGTAGTGTTTATTAACACAAAATTGAATTGCATTGTAGAATGAACTCCTCAAGTATACGAAGGCACCAAGAACATGAACAAACTGATGTAAGACTATATAGTTTCAACAGATTTGAACCTCAAAAGCTGATTCAATGGGCATCTTTAGAATTGTGTAACTCACAATCGAAATCGATCGAGACTGT
The sequence above is a segment of the Telopea speciosissima isolate NSW1024214 ecotype Mountain lineage chromosome 7, Tspe_v1, whole genome shotgun sequence genome. Coding sequences within it:
- the LOC122667899 gene encoding Werner Syndrome-like exonuclease isoform X3, producing MESSGEPSFASVPDWDQPITQVELDAIEAAFTDAANSSSIKRRRSSSPDVVEVRYNGRRLPSSLGRCQQIPSLDRSEVENCSITDVDSFVPRIGQWNPVCSPYQGHAQRKAAVIQICGDSSNCYVMHIIHSGIPPILQTLLEDSTSLKVGICIANDANKIFNDYNVRVKPLEDLSSLANLKVGGLSRWSLSSLTEMLTCKQLEKPGKIRLGNWEADVLSREQLQYAATDAFVSWYLYQVLLNFPDATES
- the LOC122667899 gene encoding Werner Syndrome-like exonuclease isoform X2, yielding MESSGEPSFASVPDWDQPITQVELDAIEAAFTDAANSSSIKRRRSSSPDVVEVRYNGRRLPSSLGRCQQIPSLDRSEVENCSITDVDSFVPRIGQWNPVCSPYQAKARYPTMNFGGRIAYSRTVLKVEKATMELLEFIETKKKNMDQVPLGFDIEWRPIFRRGHAQRKAAVIQICGDSSNCYVMHIIHSGIPPILQTLLEDSTSLKVGICIANDANKIFNDYNVRVKPLEDLSSLANLKVGGLSRWSLSSLTEMLTCKQLEKPGKIRLGNWEADVLSREQLQYAATDAFVSWYLYQVLLNFPDATES
- the LOC122667899 gene encoding Werner Syndrome-like exonuclease isoform X1; translation: MESSGEPSFASVPDWDQPITQVELDAIEAAFTDAANSSSIKRRRSSSPDVVEVRYNGRRLPSSLGRCQQIPSLDRSEVENCSITDVDSFVPRIGQWNPVCSPYQAQAKARYPTMNFGGRIAYSRTVLKVEKATMELLEFIETKKKNMDQVPLGFDIEWRPIFRRGHAQRKAAVIQICGDSSNCYVMHIIHSGIPPILQTLLEDSTSLKVGICIANDANKIFNDYNVRVKPLEDLSSLANLKVGGLSRWSLSSLTEMLTCKQLEKPGKIRLGNWEADVLSREQLQYAATDAFVSWYLYQVLLNFPDATES